From Acidimicrobiia bacterium, the proteins below share one genomic window:
- a CDS encoding amino acid ABC transporter substrate-binding protein yields MKRVTVLLLSLALVASACGGDGDDAGGGESLLDAVLDRGTVRCGVNDTVPGFGIVDDAGNYSGFDIDFCRVVAAGVLGDANAVEFVPLAAAERFTALQSGEIDVLIRNTTWTATRDGQEGSTFLFTTFYDGQGLMVPDASGITSLDDLADANICVLSGTTTELNLTAVFNTRGVPFNPVVFADNTALRPAYEQGQCDAWTSDVSQLTGIKSDIEGEGGAAQRILPDVISKEPLAPVVLDGDSAWAQAVEWSVLATVIAWEFGITSSNVGSFPTDDANVRNFLNAGDEDFAVGLGLNPDFAVNIISQVGNYEEIYNSHLVPIGLPLAGTPNDLWTKGGLMYAPPYR; encoded by the coding sequence ATGAAACGAGTGACCGTACTGTTGCTCAGCCTCGCCCTGGTGGCGAGCGCCTGTGGCGGCGACGGTGACGATGCCGGTGGAGGAGAAAGCCTCCTCGACGCGGTCCTGGATCGTGGCACCGTACGTTGCGGTGTCAACGACACGGTCCCCGGGTTCGGCATCGTCGACGACGCCGGCAACTACAGCGGCTTCGACATCGACTTCTGCCGCGTGGTGGCAGCGGGTGTCCTCGGTGACGCCAACGCCGTCGAGTTCGTGCCGCTGGCCGCGGCCGAGCGCTTCACGGCACTGCAGTCGGGCGAGATCGATGTCCTGATCCGGAACACGACCTGGACCGCCACCCGTGACGGGCAGGAGGGCAGCACCTTCTTGTTCACCACGTTCTATGACGGCCAGGGCCTGATGGTGCCCGACGCTTCGGGCATCACGAGCCTCGATGACCTCGCCGACGCCAACATCTGTGTGCTGTCGGGCACGACGACCGAGCTGAACCTCACCGCGGTGTTCAACACCCGTGGTGTGCCGTTCAACCCGGTGGTGTTCGCCGACAACACCGCGCTGCGTCCCGCCTATGAGCAGGGCCAGTGCGATGCGTGGACGTCGGACGTGTCTCAGCTCACCGGCATCAAGTCGGACATCGAGGGCGAGGGCGGAGCCGCTCAGCGGATCCTGCCCGACGTCATCTCGAAGGAGCCCCTCGCTCCCGTCGTCCTCGACGGTGACTCGGCGTGGGCGCAGGCCGTCGAGTGGTCGGTTCTGGCCACGGTCATCGCGTGGGAGTTCGGCATCACGAGCAGCAACGTCGGGTCGTTCCCGACCGACGATGCCAACGTGAGGAACTTCCTCAACGCCGGAGATGAGGACTTTGCGGTGGGTCTGGGGCTCAACCCCGACTTCGCCGTGAACATCATCTCGCAGGTGGGCAACTACGAGGAGATCTACAACAGCCACCTGGTCCCGATCGGGCTGCCCCTGGCGGGCACGCCGAACGATCTGTGGACCAAGGGCGGGCTGATGTACGCTCCGCCGTACCGGTAA
- a CDS encoding cytochrome c — translation MVLKRLVLLSLAAVFLLAACAPQVTPVESDSDPVISLGGELYQANCQACHGGATGGSVTDIPPPHNADGHTWHHSDCLLTEIILEGSPPRPGLPEGVGPMPSFEGQLTVDEVAAILTYIKTWWTEEQREFQAEITDRLCQ, via the coding sequence ATGGTTCTGAAGAGACTGGTGCTGCTGTCGCTGGCGGCCGTCTTTCTGCTCGCTGCGTGCGCCCCGCAGGTCACACCGGTCGAGTCCGACAGTGATCCGGTGATCTCCCTGGGCGGGGAGCTCTATCAGGCGAACTGCCAGGCATGTCATGGGGGCGCCACCGGAGGCAGTGTGACCGACATCCCCCCGCCGCACAACGCCGACGGCCACACCTGGCACCATTCGGACTGCCTGCTCACCGAGATCATCCTGGAGGGTTCCCCGCCCCGTCCCGGGCTTCCCGAGGGCGTGGGTCCGATGCCTTCCTTCGAGGGGCAGCTCACCGTCGACGAGGTGGCCGCCATACTCACCTATATCAAGACCTGGTGGACCGAGGAGCAGCGGGAGTTCCAGGCCGAGATCACCGACCGGCTGTGTCAGTAG
- a CDS encoding M23 family metallopeptidase, producing the protein MLWLLAAATVAAALPSVVASNGSATARARVEVIGAAAFAGDGVVAVSGSVGVVSQWFGAAAPSRFAAGRTFSVSPAVAVLARDGTIVATASEVTVSIGALVVNGLYAFPLPVEAVSLGQIVSNHHTYPASDMNVPEGTPIYAAHAGVVERISIPSEDPDKDRCGLGVTIAGQDGHVYTYCHGSALAAHIYPGVVVGTGETIMLSGNTGRSSAPHLHFQIRDPGGRLICPQGPLEAWWLGIALSPVGAPDSGCSY; encoded by the coding sequence GTGCTGTGGCTGCTGGCGGCGGCGACGGTGGCCGCCGCCCTCCCCAGCGTGGTGGCGAGCAACGGGTCGGCGACGGCCAGGGCCCGGGTAGAAGTGATCGGGGCCGCGGCCTTTGCCGGTGATGGTGTCGTCGCCGTCAGCGGCAGCGTCGGTGTCGTGTCCCAGTGGTTCGGCGCCGCCGCACCGTCCCGGTTCGCCGCCGGTCGGACGTTCTCGGTGAGTCCGGCGGTAGCCGTACTGGCCCGCGACGGGACCATCGTCGCCACCGCCAGTGAGGTCACGGTGAGCATCGGCGCTCTCGTCGTCAACGGGCTGTACGCCTTCCCCCTCCCCGTCGAAGCGGTGAGCCTCGGCCAGATTGTCAGCAACCACCACACCTATCCCGCCTCCGACATGAACGTTCCCGAGGGCACCCCGATCTACGCCGCGCACGCCGGAGTCGTCGAGCGCATCTCCATCCCCAGCGAGGACCCGGACAAGGATCGATGCGGCCTGGGGGTGACCATCGCCGGTCAGGACGGTCACGTCTACACCTACTGCCACGGCAGCGCGCTGGCGGCCCACATCTACCCCGGGGTCGTCGTGGGCACCGGGGAGACCATCATGCTCTCCGGCAACACCGGCCGCTCCTCAGCCCCCCACCTCCACTTCCAGATTCGCGATCCCGGAGGCAGACTCATCTGTCCCCAGGGCCCGCTCGAGGCCTGGTGGCTGGGCATCGCCCTCAGCCCGGTCGGGGCGCCCGACAGCGGGTGCAGCTACTGA
- a CDS encoding CoA transferase produces MTPNSQALQGLRIIDASTLFAGPLAATILADFGAEVIKIEHPRGDPLRGHGHSKNGVPLWWKMLSRNKRAITLNLSLAEGQALMERLVESADVLIENFRPGTLERWNLAPKRLHEINPKLVVARVTGFGQIGPYATRPGFGTLAEAMSGFAHITGEPDGPPTLPPFGLADGIAAQATANAVLLALYHRDVHDGHGQVIDLAIIEPILTILGPQPIVYDQLGIVQARSGNRSVNNAPRNTYRTSDHKWVAVSTSAQSVAERVMRLVGHPEVIDQPWFRSGTERAQHAEELDGYVGGWISERNLDQVVEAFEAAEAAVAPIYDIEQIMQDPQYEALGTIATVDDAELGSVKMQNVMFRLSETPGEIRWAGRKLGEDNRDIYLHELGLTDGELLELADKGVI; encoded by the coding sequence ATGACTCCGAATTCTCAAGCACTGCAGGGATTGCGCATCATTGATGCGTCAACCCTATTTGCAGGGCCCCTCGCCGCCACAATCTTGGCCGATTTCGGCGCCGAGGTGATCAAGATCGAGCACCCGCGAGGCGATCCGTTACGAGGACACGGGCACAGCAAGAACGGCGTACCTCTGTGGTGGAAGATGCTGAGCCGCAACAAGCGCGCGATCACTCTGAATCTCTCGCTTGCCGAAGGTCAAGCCCTCATGGAAAGACTGGTGGAATCTGCTGACGTTCTGATCGAGAATTTCCGCCCTGGCACTCTCGAGCGATGGAATCTCGCTCCCAAACGACTCCACGAAATCAATCCGAAGCTGGTGGTCGCCCGAGTGACCGGCTTCGGACAGATCGGCCCATATGCGACCCGGCCCGGGTTTGGAACGCTAGCGGAGGCAATGAGCGGTTTTGCCCACATCACCGGCGAACCTGACGGACCCCCAACGCTGCCGCCTTTCGGCCTCGCAGACGGAATTGCGGCTCAGGCCACTGCAAACGCTGTACTCCTAGCCCTCTATCACCGGGATGTTCACGACGGTCACGGCCAAGTAATCGACCTTGCAATCATTGAGCCGATCCTGACGATCCTTGGGCCGCAGCCAATCGTTTACGACCAGCTCGGCATCGTGCAGGCACGTTCGGGGAATCGTTCAGTCAACAATGCGCCGCGCAACACCTATCGCACCTCTGACCACAAATGGGTGGCTGTCTCGACAAGTGCACAGTCGGTCGCAGAGAGGGTGATGAGGCTTGTCGGGCATCCTGAGGTGATCGACCAGCCGTGGTTTCGAAGCGGCACAGAGCGCGCCCAACACGCCGAAGAGCTCGATGGATACGTTGGAGGATGGATATCCGAGCGAAACCTTGACCAGGTTGTCGAGGCGTTCGAAGCAGCCGAGGCTGCGGTTGCTCCGATCTATGACATCGAGCAGATCATGCAGGATCCTCAGTATGAGGCGCTCGGAACAATCGCAACCGTCGACGACGCTGAGTTGGGCAGTGTCAAGATGCAGAACGTGATGTTTCGACTATCAGAGACACCGGGAGAGATCCGGTGGGCCGGACGCAAGCTGGGAGAAGACAACCGCGACATCTACCTCCATGAGTTGGGCCTGACCGATGGTGAACTACTTGAACTGGCAGACAAGGGAGTCATATGA
- a CDS encoding MarR family transcriptional regulator, whose translation MSSAEDLADAVVSFVRCFGLHRPEQTSCGFDAGVAEAHALIELEHGPLRQMELVDLLGLAKSTVSRVVSVMVERGWVARESSESDGRGVTLSLTDDGRDAANRLSRARALRMQALLDQVPPSQRDEVVEVLRVLQDAAHATDMGRR comes from the coding sequence ATGTCGAGTGCGGAGGATCTTGCTGACGCCGTTGTGTCGTTCGTTCGCTGCTTCGGGCTTCATCGCCCTGAACAAACGTCGTGTGGCTTTGACGCCGGTGTCGCTGAAGCACATGCGCTCATCGAGCTCGAGCATGGTCCGCTACGTCAGATGGAGCTCGTGGATCTTCTGGGTCTCGCCAAGAGCACTGTGAGCCGGGTCGTATCTGTCATGGTCGAGCGCGGTTGGGTTGCTCGTGAGTCATCTGAGAGTGACGGACGTGGCGTGACTTTGTCGCTGACCGATGATGGACGCGACGCTGCCAACCGACTGAGCCGCGCACGCGCCTTGCGTATGCAGGCGCTCCTCGACCAGGTCCCACCTAGCCAGCGCGATGAAGTCGTTGAGGTGCTGCGGGTGCTGCAGGATGCTGCCCATGCCACCGACATGGGCAGACGGTGA
- a CDS encoding cyclase family protein, with protein MTAPWGLTWETIAKSRVIDLAHVWERGMPVSPNHPAFELAMMRRHGDMVRSDGGSAANEMFLMGGHVGTHIDAIGHVSQDGLMHGGVSAADSQSNHGLSALGIDMVEPIVCRGVLLDVAAVHDVAVLDAGYEVTADDLAAAQKASGAVVGKGDAVLIRTGWSVHWEDPVVFGGQAHGAPGPGDSAGRWLADRQVRVTGAETIAYEVIRPGAGHTTLPVHRILLVEFGIHIMEAMNLIELATAGTQEFLFVAAPLKLVGGTGSPIRPLAIIDG; from the coding sequence ATGACAGCACCCTGGGGATTGACATGGGAGACCATTGCAAAGTCTCGGGTGATTGACCTGGCCCATGTCTGGGAGCGCGGCATGCCGGTGTCACCCAATCACCCTGCGTTCGAATTGGCGATGATGCGTCGTCACGGTGACATGGTCCGTTCTGATGGAGGATCGGCGGCAAACGAGATGTTCTTGATGGGCGGTCATGTCGGTACCCATATCGATGCGATCGGTCACGTCTCCCAGGACGGGCTCATGCACGGAGGTGTCTCAGCTGCCGATTCGCAGTCCAACCACGGGTTGAGCGCCCTAGGAATCGATATGGTCGAGCCGATCGTGTGTCGCGGCGTGCTGTTGGATGTGGCTGCGGTCCATGACGTTGCTGTCCTCGACGCCGGGTATGAGGTCACTGCTGATGATCTAGCGGCGGCCCAGAAGGCGTCCGGAGCCGTCGTCGGTAAGGGCGACGCGGTCCTGATCCGAACAGGTTGGTCGGTGCACTGGGAAGACCCAGTGGTGTTTGGTGGGCAAGCACACGGGGCTCCCGGACCAGGTGATTCTGCTGGTCGGTGGCTGGCCGATCGCCAAGTTCGCGTCACCGGCGCCGAGACGATCGCCTATGAGGTCATTCGCCCCGGTGCCGGACACACCACCTTGCCGGTACATCGCATTCTCTTGGTTGAATTCGGTATTCACATAATGGAGGCCATGAATCTGATTGAGCTGGCAACGGCGGGAACGCAGGAGTTTCTGTTCGTCGCCGCCCCTCTCAAACTCGTGGGTGGAACAGGGTCTCCGATCCGACCGCTGGCTATCATCGATGGCTGA
- a CDS encoding FtsX-like permease family protein, which produces MISYIASELRRRPSRTLAALVSIGIGIALFLSLQAYAGGFREAARAPLSEVGAAITAQRQGDVPEVFEGIVFPHSVGPLHPDEIEAIAAIDGVEEVAESLFFWSFEDDGFVAGLGIDPSVDFGPGRLRTALVDGRFLEPDERGIAVADTSYAHQSGLGVNDFTTIAGRSFTIVGLVDTTRVGQVANANVYIPLVDAQEMAAEAPNVLSVHDMGADDANLLFLKAEQTQSEGVVAAAEAILGPDALVSSAESFGEQLGVLFDLIDRFGVVVGLMAFLFAVAILLRTIAVGVWERRREIAMMRAVGWRRRDITRQLLSETLVITFLGAAVGVAFASVITAVMSRSIVVVPVPWELSPSPHFLPGGAEDVAVVVPLMARLTPATALAALLLALVAATIVGVWLPRRLANIKPAEVLRSE; this is translated from the coding sequence GTGATCTCGTACATCGCCTCCGAGCTACGGCGGCGGCCGTCGCGCACCCTTGCCGCGCTCGTCAGCATCGGCATCGGCATAGCGTTGTTCCTCAGCCTCCAGGCCTACGCAGGCGGTTTCCGTGAAGCTGCCCGTGCACCGCTATCCGAGGTGGGTGCTGCCATCACCGCTCAGCGACAGGGTGATGTGCCCGAGGTCTTCGAAGGTATCGTGTTCCCGCACTCCGTTGGCCCGCTCCACCCGGACGAGATCGAGGCGATTGCTGCTATCGATGGTGTTGAAGAGGTGGCCGAGAGCCTCTTTTTTTGGTCCTTCGAGGATGACGGTTTCGTCGCTGGTCTGGGTATTGATCCTTCCGTGGATTTTGGCCCGGGGCGCCTGAGGACAGCTCTTGTCGATGGCCGTTTCCTGGAGCCCGACGAGCGCGGGATCGCCGTTGCCGACACCAGCTACGCCCACCAGAGCGGGCTGGGCGTCAACGACTTCACCACCATTGCAGGTCGATCCTTCACCATTGTCGGCCTCGTCGACACAACTCGCGTGGGCCAGGTAGCCAACGCCAACGTATACATACCGCTGGTCGATGCACAGGAGATGGCCGCAGAGGCCCCGAACGTCCTCTCTGTACACGACATGGGAGCCGATGACGCCAACCTGCTGTTCCTCAAAGCGGAACAGACGCAGTCTGAGGGCGTTGTCGCCGCAGCGGAGGCCATCTTGGGCCCCGATGCGCTCGTCTCGTCGGCGGAGTCTTTCGGTGAGCAACTCGGGGTGCTGTTCGACCTAATCGACCGGTTCGGGGTCGTCGTTGGGCTGATGGCGTTCCTGTTCGCTGTCGCCATCTTGTTGCGGACCATCGCTGTTGGGGTGTGGGAACGACGCCGCGAGATCGCGATGATGCGTGCGGTCGGTTGGCGTCGTCGTGACATCACGCGTCAGCTTCTGTCTGAGACACTCGTCATCACCTTCCTCGGTGCAGCGGTGGGGGTGGCCTTCGCCTCGGTCATCACCGCGGTGATGAGCAGGTCGATAGTCGTCGTGCCGGTCCCGTGGGAGCTGAGTCCGTCACCACACTTCCTGCCTGGTGGGGCAGAAGACGTGGCGGTCGTTGTGCCTCTGATGGCCCGCTTGACACCTGCCACGGCCTTGGCCGCCCTCCTACTGGCGCTTGTTGCAGCGACGATCGTCGGAGTCTGGCTACCGCGTCGACTTGCCAACATCAAACCAGCGGAGGTACTGAGAAGTGAGTGA
- a CDS encoding CoA ester lyase, with the protein MCSAHWNSVSFSIYQGYARHYQPNRKNPQVSASIPPPNFAASRSFLYVPGDRLDMLSKSTGRGADAVIVDLEDGVAAGSKDQAREIVGSWLSEQTRDGAAALWVRVNSQPDLSRHDLEVVVQPALTGVYIPKVSAPSDVETVAVWLDELEASSNLRPGRVRIAPLLETAAGVLAAQAIATAPRVSHLAIGEADLAADLRMRPSLDGREMNSIRIAIVLASAAVRLGPPIGPVLTSFRDLDLLRTTSEELRRMGYGGRAAIHPDQVPIINGTFSPSEAELTIARDAVGRFEAAHAAGSAITVAEDGSLIDEAVVRLARITLSYRNSIAAEE; encoded by the coding sequence GTGTGTTCCGCTCACTGGAATAGCGTTTCGTTCTCAATATATCAGGGCTACGCTCGTCACTACCAGCCCAACCGAAAGAACCCGCAGGTGTCAGCGTCCATCCCCCCACCAAACTTCGCGGCGAGCCGGAGCTTCCTCTATGTCCCGGGTGATCGACTCGACATGCTCTCCAAGTCGACTGGCCGAGGCGCCGACGCCGTCATAGTGGATCTCGAAGACGGCGTCGCGGCCGGCTCCAAGGACCAAGCGCGGGAAATCGTCGGTTCTTGGCTGAGCGAACAGACTCGAGACGGAGCGGCCGCCCTCTGGGTGCGCGTCAACTCGCAACCCGACCTATCCCGCCACGATCTAGAGGTTGTGGTGCAACCCGCGCTCACGGGCGTGTACATCCCAAAAGTGAGTGCCCCCTCAGATGTCGAGACGGTGGCCGTTTGGCTCGATGAACTCGAGGCTTCGAGCAACCTCAGGCCTGGAAGGGTGCGAATCGCCCCCCTGTTGGAGACCGCGGCTGGGGTTCTCGCAGCTCAAGCCATAGCCACCGCACCCCGGGTCTCGCATTTGGCGATCGGAGAGGCCGATTTGGCTGCCGACCTTCGCATGCGCCCCTCTCTCGACGGACGGGAAATGAATTCAATCCGAATAGCCATCGTGCTGGCCTCGGCCGCAGTCAGACTCGGCCCGCCTATCGGACCAGTGCTCACATCATTCCGGGACCTCGATTTGCTGCGTACGACTTCCGAGGAACTTCGCCGAATGGGGTATGGAGGGCGTGCCGCCATCCATCCTGACCAGGTCCCGATCATCAACGGAACGTTCTCGCCGAGCGAGGCAGAGCTGACCATTGCTCGTGACGCGGTGGGTCGCTTCGAAGCAGCTCACGCGGCGGGCAGCGCCATCACAGTTGCGGAGGACGGATCGCTCATCGACGAAGCAGTGGTGCGCCTCGCCCGAATCACGCTGTCATACCGAAACTCAATAGCCGCGGAGGAATGA
- a CDS encoding ABC transporter ATP-binding protein, giving the protein MSDLLRTESLGKSFGNVRAVRNLSMRIDRGEIVAMMGRSGSGKSTAMHLLAGLEQPTGGHVYYEDRDLAGLDEDELALWRRANIGLIFQAFHLIPTLTALENVAFPLYPEKVPTSERRDRASAGLEAVGLSDRADHRPSQLSGGEQQRVAVARALINGPGLILADEPTGNLDTDTGSEILELFHDLRDKAGVAMLIVTHDDEVAASADRIIEMRDGERVDG; this is encoded by the coding sequence GTGAGTGATCTGTTGCGGACTGAGTCGTTGGGCAAGTCCTTCGGGAACGTGAGAGCTGTGCGCAACCTCTCGATGCGTATCGACCGTGGAGAGATCGTCGCCATGATGGGTCGTTCCGGATCTGGGAAGAGCACCGCCATGCATCTTCTGGCCGGCCTTGAGCAACCGACCGGCGGCCATGTCTATTACGAGGACCGCGACCTAGCCGGTCTCGATGAGGATGAGCTTGCGCTGTGGCGGCGCGCCAACATCGGGCTCATCTTCCAAGCTTTCCACCTCATCCCCACGCTGACCGCGCTCGAAAACGTCGCCTTCCCCCTTTATCCCGAGAAGGTGCCGACTTCTGAGCGCCGCGATCGCGCGTCGGCCGGTCTCGAGGCGGTGGGGCTCTCTGACCGTGCCGACCACCGCCCATCCCAACTGTCGGGGGGAGAGCAGCAGCGGGTGGCCGTTGCTCGAGCCCTTATCAACGGCCCAGGCCTGATCCTCGCCGACGAGCCGACCGGCAATCTGGACACCGATACGGGCAGCGAGATTCTCGAGCTATTCCACGATCTTCGCGATAAGGCTGGCGTGGCAATGCTCATCGTCACCCACGACGACGAGGTGGCCGCTTCTGCAGACCGGATAATCGAGATGAGAGACGGTGAGAGAGTCGATGGCTAG
- a CDS encoding MmgE/PrpD family protein yields MADGLVHALGNFAASTRSAGLGADLVQDAKERLLDIIGNALAATSEQPSQIVLAVAREAGGAEQATAMGQADRLPAANAALVNGTLAHALDFDDTHLPSVLHPSASIIPAALAVAETEGSSGGDLLTAVAIGDEICVRLGMAAYDPEIKNSIFFEKGLHATSIVGTLGAASAAATLLGLDAEQIAHAIGIASSMGAGLLEANRTGGSVKRVHCGWAAHAGVNAAMMARHGLTGPPTVLEGRFGFFRAYSDGRFDQGAILNGLGETWELPRIFYKPYPTNHFTHAGIDAALALRSRGVDPADIVAIHLGVPAPVLRTIAEPPEQKAHPLTPYHAKFSGPFTVATALIGGGGLGVYSDDFTDETLRDPERLRLAGLVRCFADEEATAAFPHQFPAVLTLGLRDGTEVSERVTHNRGGPDRPLSPEELALKFRLNARRSVPAEQTAGLEAAIWSLETSESIASLMQLTH; encoded by the coding sequence ATGGCTGACGGACTCGTCCATGCGCTCGGTAACTTCGCTGCGAGCACCCGATCCGCTGGGCTTGGTGCGGATCTTGTGCAGGACGCCAAGGAACGGCTCCTGGACATCATCGGCAACGCGTTGGCTGCGACCAGCGAACAACCGAGCCAGATTGTTCTCGCAGTTGCCCGTGAGGCTGGGGGAGCCGAGCAGGCCACCGCGATGGGTCAGGCCGATCGGTTGCCCGCCGCGAATGCCGCTCTTGTAAATGGGACGCTGGCTCATGCCCTGGACTTTGACGACACACACCTCCCGTCTGTCCTGCACCCGTCTGCGTCCATCATTCCGGCAGCTTTGGCGGTCGCTGAGACAGAGGGCTCTTCTGGGGGCGATCTTCTGACGGCTGTCGCTATTGGCGATGAAATCTGTGTGCGATTGGGAATGGCGGCCTATGACCCCGAGATCAAGAACTCGATCTTTTTCGAGAAGGGCCTTCACGCAACATCCATCGTGGGAACCCTCGGAGCTGCCTCAGCAGCGGCGACCTTGCTTGGCTTGGATGCAGAACAGATCGCCCACGCCATCGGGATTGCGTCCAGCATGGGAGCAGGTTTGCTCGAGGCCAACCGGACCGGCGGCTCAGTCAAGAGAGTCCACTGCGGTTGGGCGGCTCACGCTGGTGTAAACGCGGCCATGATGGCCCGTCACGGATTGACCGGGCCTCCGACAGTCCTGGAGGGCCGTTTTGGGTTCTTCCGGGCGTACTCAGATGGGCGTTTTGACCAAGGAGCGATTCTGAATGGCCTGGGTGAAACCTGGGAGTTGCCCCGCATCTTCTACAAGCCATATCCAACCAACCACTTCACCCACGCTGGCATTGATGCTGCGTTGGCGCTGCGCTCTCGAGGAGTAGACCCAGCAGATATCGTGGCCATCCACCTCGGCGTGCCAGCGCCCGTGCTGCGAACCATCGCTGAACCCCCCGAGCAGAAGGCTCATCCACTGACCCCGTATCACGCCAAGTTCAGCGGTCCCTTTACCGTGGCCACTGCGTTGATCGGAGGAGGTGGCCTCGGGGTGTATTCCGACGACTTCACCGACGAGACATTGCGTGATCCAGAACGTCTCCGTCTGGCGGGTTTGGTGCGCTGCTTTGCTGACGAAGAGGCTACGGCCGCGTTCCCTCATCAGTTCCCGGCGGTGCTCACCCTTGGACTGCGAGACGGAACCGAGGTCTCCGAGAGGGTTACGCACAACCGCGGGGGTCCGGACCGGCCCCTCTCACCAGAAGAACTGGCTCTCAAATTCCGTCTGAACGCCCGCCGTAGCGTTCCGGCCGAACAGACTGCCGGTCTCGAGGCCGCCATCTGGTCGCTCGAAACCTCGGAGTCGATCGCGAGCTTAATGCAACTCACGCACTGA
- a CDS encoding ABC transporter permease, whose amino-acid sequence MLTYLLAEGRHRPNRALGSLAGVALGVALFVSLVSVADGFREAAHQPLADIGADIVFSRPDGQNAAGAQTTRGVRQPFGLALLTTAEVDQVQRLWGVGGATGGLLLWDFSASTYQTLLGVDLAGGVPEAPASETGRSSEVVGPQRLVESIVAGRFFSETETEVVVVDQHYAAFFSLKPGAVVEIGEQSFEVVGIVETGGSNQGLGADFYLPISDAQSLAGLSNDQVNQVYVRVDKATGVGTVIADAEAQLGDISAVTDQSIVSVMGGITQISDRFAAIAAVVALMGGLVLTGVTLHAGINLRSRDVGVMKATGWQTRDVVRLFTVEGIALSSLGAALGIFLAWLTIVAFAQVPIGLPSLSGSTPNLSEVVSADSYTIAASLSWPAVLVAVTTAVSVATVVSVVSVRRVSRLKPADTLRS is encoded by the coding sequence ATGCTGACGTACCTGCTGGCGGAGGGACGACACCGTCCCAACCGGGCGTTGGGAAGCCTCGCTGGTGTCGCCCTCGGCGTGGCGTTGTTCGTTTCGCTCGTCTCCGTCGCCGACGGCTTTCGCGAGGCCGCTCACCAGCCGTTGGCCGATATCGGCGCCGACATCGTCTTCAGCCGCCCCGATGGGCAAAACGCAGCGGGTGCACAGACAACCCGCGGCGTGCGTCAGCCGTTCGGCTTGGCGCTGCTCACGACTGCAGAGGTCGATCAGGTGCAGCGGCTATGGGGAGTCGGTGGAGCGACAGGGGGCCTCCTGCTTTGGGATTTTTCGGCCAGTACCTACCAGACCTTGCTGGGCGTAGATCTCGCTGGAGGGGTTCCGGAGGCACCCGCTTCCGAGACTGGCAGATCATCAGAGGTGGTTGGGCCGCAGAGGCTGGTCGAGTCGATCGTTGCTGGGAGGTTCTTCTCGGAGACGGAGACAGAGGTCGTCGTGGTTGACCAGCATTACGCGGCGTTCTTCAGCTTGAAGCCCGGGGCAGTCGTTGAGATCGGTGAGCAGTCTTTCGAGGTCGTTGGCATCGTCGAGACAGGCGGCTCGAATCAGGGTCTCGGAGCCGACTTCTACCTGCCGATATCTGATGCACAGTCGCTGGCAGGTCTGTCCAACGACCAGGTTAACCAGGTGTACGTGCGCGTTGACAAGGCGACCGGGGTGGGCACAGTTATCGCTGATGCAGAAGCACAGCTCGGTGATATCTCAGCCGTAACAGACCAGAGCATCGTGTCGGTGATGGGTGGGATCACCCAGATATCGGACCGATTCGCCGCGATAGCGGCAGTAGTTGCACTGATGGGTGGGCTGGTTCTCACCGGCGTCACGCTGCACGCCGGCATCAACTTGCGCTCCAGAGATGTCGGAGTGATGAAGGCAACCGGATGGCAAACTCGCGACGTCGTACGCCTCTTCACCGTCGAGGGAATCGCGTTGAGCTCTCTGGGTGCGGCGCTCGGCATCTTTCTCGCGTGGCTGACGATCGTGGCATTCGCCCAAGTTCCAATCGGCCTCCCATCGCTCTCGGGCTCGACGCCCAATCTCAGTGAGGTCGTGTCTGCTGATTCATACACGATCGCCGCAAGCCTGTCGTGGCCTGCAGTCTTGGTCGCGGTGACGACGGCGGTCTCTGTGGCCACCGTCGTGAGCGTCGTGTCGGTGCGACGCGTCTCGCGTCTCAAACCTGCAGACACCCTGCGAAGTTGA